From a single Mesorhizobium shangrilense genomic region:
- a CDS encoding GntR family transcriptional regulator produces MSRISQDKIAQPMSAGSASPLQIDLARRILERIRDSGWTVGTRISVPDLARAFGVSRSPISAALELLAAQGILTGSNTRGLQLALDVADLDPETILPNSPIEDLYRRMMKDRSLGDLPQDVSEAELMPRYQVSRGVIRKLLLRFAAEGLAQRLPGHGWRFAESLVGDAAQRESYEFRIAVECAALRSLTFRADPRQLAPVRRAHERILSTILDGKPLTGGDEWFRVNASFHEGLAACSGNRFLADAVRQQNNLRRLQESAGFEQLPRERLERSCREHLAILDAVEAGGIEWAEALLRQHLRQASEFASPPRTA; encoded by the coding sequence ATGAGCCGCATAAGCCAGGATAAGATCGCCCAACCGATGTCGGCGGGATCCGCGAGCCCTCTGCAGATCGATTTGGCGCGCCGAATCCTTGAGAGAATCCGCGATTCGGGCTGGACGGTGGGAACCCGTATTTCCGTGCCGGATCTTGCCCGCGCATTCGGTGTGTCGCGTTCCCCGATCAGTGCCGCACTTGAGTTGCTGGCGGCGCAGGGCATCCTGACGGGGTCCAACACGAGGGGGCTGCAACTGGCGCTGGATGTCGCCGATCTCGACCCGGAAACCATCCTGCCGAACTCGCCGATCGAGGATCTCTATCGCCGGATGATGAAGGATCGTTCGCTGGGAGACCTGCCCCAGGACGTCTCCGAAGCGGAATTGATGCCGCGCTATCAGGTTTCACGCGGCGTGATCCGGAAGCTGTTGCTGCGCTTTGCCGCGGAGGGCCTGGCGCAGCGGCTGCCGGGGCATGGCTGGCGCTTCGCCGAGTCGCTGGTCGGCGACGCCGCCCAGCGGGAAAGCTACGAATTCCGCATCGCCGTCGAATGCGCGGCACTGCGCTCACTGACGTTCCGCGCCGACCCGCGGCAACTGGCGCCCGTCCGCCGCGCGCATGAGCGTATCCTGTCCACCATACTGGACGGAAAGCCGCTGACCGGCGGCGATGAATGGTTCCGGGTCAACGCGTCGTTTCACGAGGGGTTGGCGGCATGCTCGGGCAACCGTTTCCTGGCGGACGCCGTGCGTCAGCAGAACAATCTGCGCCGGCTGCAGGAATCGGCCGGGTTCGAACAATTGCCCAGAGAGCGGCTCGAACGGTCCTGCCGCGAACATCTCGCCATTCTCGATGCCGTCGAAGCGGGAGGGATCGAGTGGGCGGAGGCCCTGCTTCGCCAGCATCTGCGGCAGGCGTCGGAATTCGCATCGCCGCCACGCACAGCCTGA
- a CDS encoding MurR/RpiR family transcriptional regulator produces MSVLKKIEVKLDAMAPGDREIGQYILDNPDQMLRLSTAALAAEIGRSQSSVVKFSQKLGYASYQELKLAVSEAKAQDWQVPAGMIHGSIEVGDNHQVILKKLIGSKLLSMQQTVASNSERIISKALEMLDGARRIHLVGVGASSLVARDFSYKLMKLGRNVMHDSDSHIQMANVSTLGPGDVLFALSYSGASIETLRVAELARKRGATVIAVTGLHDNPLSRVADIRLYTVADEERARSSSITARDAQLTLTDLLFILLVQRQPDANEFVHNSEVAVSVLKADRSS; encoded by the coding sequence ATGTCCGTCCTGAAGAAGATCGAAGTGAAGCTCGACGCCATGGCGCCCGGCGATCGCGAGATCGGCCAGTACATTCTCGACAATCCCGACCAGATGCTGCGCCTGTCGACGGCGGCGCTGGCGGCCGAGATCGGCCGCAGCCAGTCGAGCGTCGTCAAGTTCAGCCAGAAACTGGGCTATGCCAGCTACCAGGAATTAAAACTCGCCGTCAGCGAGGCCAAGGCGCAGGACTGGCAGGTGCCGGCCGGCATGATCCACGGCTCGATCGAGGTCGGCGACAACCACCAGGTCATCCTGAAGAAGCTGATCGGCAGTAAGCTTCTGTCGATGCAGCAGACCGTCGCCTCCAACAGCGAGCGGATCATCTCCAAGGCGCTGGAAATGCTGGATGGCGCGCGCCGCATCCATCTGGTCGGCGTCGGCGCATCCTCGCTGGTGGCGCGCGATTTCTCCTACAAGCTGATGAAGCTCGGCCGCAATGTGATGCATGACAGTGACAGCCACATCCAGATGGCCAATGTCTCGACGCTCGGGCCGGGCGATGTGCTGTTCGCGCTTTCCTATTCCGGCGCCAGCATCGAAACCTTGCGCGTCGCCGAGCTTGCCCGCAAGCGCGGTGCGACCGTCATCGCCGTCACCGGCCTACATGACAATCCGCTGAGCCGCGTCGCCGACATCCGCCTCTACACGGTCGCCGACGAGGAGCGCGCGCGCTCGTCATCCATCACGGCACGCGACGCGCAGCTGACGCTGACGGACCTTCTGTTCATCCTGCTGGTTCAAAGGCAGCCCGACGCCAACGAGTTCGTGCACAACAGCGAGGTGGCCGTCTCCGTGTTGAAGGCGGATCGGTCGTCGTAG
- a CDS encoding glutamine synthetase family protein, with product MSDAIADVLNWLESRNDIQSLRAAVCDLNGVMRGKRIPVEQARKALEGKLRMPYSLIGLDIWGEDIEGNTLVFSTGDADGLCQWTGRGILPVEWTAHPTALVPLWLADENGAPYLGDPRRALARILDRYKALGLTPVAATELEFYLVDPQSQRPVGPVSPVTGRRLDSDAALSIDEIDDFESFIHDVYEACRAQGIPVDTAIAENGVGQFEINLNHVADALRAADDAVLFKRTVKGIARKHGFAACFMAKPYGDRAGNGFHVHFSLVDTEGRNVFDDGTDQGSEIMRHAVGGLLAAMAESTLVFAPHFNSYRRLRPRSYAPTAVAWGYENRMVAIRIPGGPTGARRIEHRVSGADANPYLVLAAILGAALIGIERQMSPGDPTGSDGQGVVPAKLPPDWASAIAAFETGTHVAEIFPAILRDSFIACKRQELNTFALNVSDFEIETYLESV from the coding sequence TTGAGCGATGCAATTGCGGACGTCCTGAACTGGCTTGAAAGCAGAAACGACATCCAGAGCCTGAGGGCCGCTGTGTGCGACCTCAACGGCGTCATGCGCGGCAAGCGTATCCCGGTCGAGCAGGCACGCAAGGCGCTGGAGGGCAAGCTGCGCATGCCCTATTCCCTGATCGGGCTCGACATCTGGGGCGAAGACATCGAAGGCAACACGCTGGTCTTCTCGACCGGCGACGCCGATGGGCTCTGCCAATGGACGGGACGCGGCATTCTCCCGGTGGAATGGACCGCGCACCCAACGGCGCTCGTCCCGCTGTGGCTCGCCGACGAAAACGGAGCGCCCTATCTCGGAGATCCGCGGCGGGCGCTGGCCCGCATCCTTGATCGCTACAAGGCGCTGGGCCTGACACCGGTCGCCGCAACCGAACTTGAATTCTATCTGGTCGACCCGCAGTCGCAGCGGCCGGTCGGGCCGGTGTCGCCGGTCACCGGGCGCCGCCTCGATTCCGACGCGGCATTGTCGATCGACGAGATCGACGACTTCGAATCCTTCATCCACGACGTCTATGAGGCCTGCCGGGCACAAGGCATTCCCGTCGACACCGCGATTGCCGAAAACGGCGTCGGCCAGTTCGAGATCAATTTGAACCATGTCGCGGACGCCCTGCGCGCCGCCGACGATGCCGTGCTGTTCAAGCGCACAGTCAAGGGCATCGCCCGCAAGCACGGCTTTGCCGCCTGCTTCATGGCCAAGCCGTATGGCGACCGCGCGGGCAACGGTTTTCATGTCCATTTCAGTCTGGTCGATACCGAAGGGCGCAACGTCTTCGACGACGGCACGGATCAGGGCTCGGAAATCATGCGCCATGCGGTTGGCGGCCTTCTCGCGGCGATGGCCGAGAGCACGCTTGTGTTCGCACCGCACTTCAATTCATATCGCAGACTTCGCCCGAGGTCCTATGCACCGACCGCTGTCGCCTGGGGTTACGAGAACCGCATGGTCGCGATCCGCATTCCCGGCGGTCCAACCGGCGCGCGACGCATCGAGCATCGTGTGTCGGGGGCGGACGCCAACCCATATCTGGTGCTTGCCGCCATTTTGGGGGCCGCGCTGATCGGCATCGAAAGGCAGATGTCGCCTGGCGATCCGACCGGCAGCGATGGGCAAGGCGTTGTGCCGGCAAAGCTGCCACCGGACTGGGCATCGGCGATCGCGGCCTTTGAAACCGGGACGCATGTGGCGGAGATCTTCCCGGCGATCCTGCGCGACTCCTTCATCGCCTGCAAACGACAGGAGTTGAACACGTTCGCGCTCAATGTCAGCGATTTCGAGATCGAGACCTATCTCGAAAGCGTTTAA
- the ftsZ gene encoding cell division protein FtsZ gives MAEFKKPEISEMRPKITVIGVGGGGGNAVNNMITEQLQGTEFIAANTDAQALAMSKATRLIQLGAHITEGLGAGSLPEIGRAAAEESLDEIMDHLQGTHMCFVTAGMGGGTGTGAAPIIAHAARKAGILTVGVVTKPFAFEGKRRMQMAEEGIARLREAADTVIVIPNQNLFRIADAKTTFADAFVIADRVLYSGVGCITDLIVKEGLINLDFADVKSIMRGMGRAMMGTGEASGESRAIKAAEAAIANPLLDEASMKGAKGVLVSISGGRDMTLFEVDEAATRIREEVYEDADIIVGAIFDKNLEGKFRVSVVATGLDRPFEDDADFVQGHSGQHQQRILQ, from the coding sequence ATGGCCGAGTTCAAGAAGCCGGAAATCTCCGAGATGAGACCCAAGATCACCGTGATCGGCGTGGGTGGCGGCGGCGGCAATGCCGTCAACAACATGATCACCGAGCAGCTTCAGGGCACCGAGTTCATCGCCGCCAACACCGATGCCCAGGCGCTGGCGATGTCGAAGGCGACGAGGCTGATCCAGCTTGGCGCCCATATCACCGAGGGGTTGGGCGCGGGATCGCTTCCCGAGATCGGCCGCGCCGCCGCCGAGGAATCGCTGGACGAGATCATGGACCACCTCCAGGGCACGCATATGTGCTTCGTCACCGCCGGAATGGGCGGCGGTACGGGAACGGGAGCCGCTCCGATCATCGCGCATGCCGCGCGCAAGGCCGGCATCCTGACCGTCGGGGTCGTCACCAAGCCCTTCGCCTTCGAAGGCAAGCGGCGCATGCAGATGGCCGAGGAAGGCATCGCGCGACTGCGCGAGGCCGCCGACACGGTGATCGTCATACCCAACCAGAACCTGTTCAGGATCGCCGATGCCAAGACCACCTTCGCCGATGCGTTCGTCATCGCCGACCGGGTGCTGTATTCCGGTGTCGGCTGCATCACCGACCTGATCGTCAAGGAAGGCCTGATCAATCTCGACTTCGCCGACGTGAAATCGATCATGCGAGGCATGGGGCGCGCGATGATGGGTACCGGCGAGGCGTCGGGCGAAAGCCGGGCCATCAAGGCGGCGGAGGCCGCGATCGCCAACCCGCTTCTGGATGAAGCCTCGATGAAGGGCGCCAAGGGCGTCCTGGTCTCGATATCGGGCGGCCGCGACATGACCCTGTTCGAGGTCGACGAGGCCGCCACCCGCATCCGCGAGGAAGTCTATGAAGACGCCGACATCATCGTCGGCGCCATCTTCGACAAGAATCTGGAAGGCAAATTCAGGGTGTCGGTCGTGGCGACCGGGCTGGATCGTCCGTTTGAGGACGACGCCGACTTCGTGCAGGGACATTCAGGCCAGCACCAGCAGCGGATCCTGCAGTAG
- a CDS encoding C45 family peptidase, whose protein sequence is MTTCQPFPLVDVSGTPNERGKAYGEQAHDRIHASVALYAAQLGRFGFGQKDIERFSGIFLPRLRQWAPDLVKEMEGIASGADVGLSSILLVNARTEILQLAKREKGISDDEPDGCTGAVILPEATKAGRLIHGQNWDWRAECAGTSIVLRVRRTDGPDLLTFTEAGGLARSGFNAVGIGITANYLESDRDYRDIGIPLPFIRRRALEARHFAHAIKVVATTPKSCSNNMILSTAEGFAVDFECAPDEAFPIYPDKEMIVHANHWQSPVALSKLRETGLGDVPDSLYRDYRVRRHLAARHGDITVDDLKQALFDDFAAPLSVCRPANRKEGGNLSATVAMIIFEPASGIMEVAPLPAENRDFTRYELTMDETVVGNAEKALPAR, encoded by the coding sequence ATGACCACCTGCCAGCCATTTCCACTCGTCGATGTGAGCGGGACGCCCAATGAGCGCGGCAAGGCCTATGGTGAACAGGCGCACGACCGTATCCACGCATCGGTGGCTTTGTATGCCGCGCAGCTTGGCCGGTTTGGCTTCGGGCAGAAGGATATCGAGCGCTTCAGCGGCATATTCCTGCCCCGCCTTCGGCAATGGGCGCCCGATCTCGTCAAGGAGATGGAAGGGATCGCCTCGGGCGCCGATGTCGGCCTTTCCTCGATCCTGCTGGTCAATGCCCGCACCGAAATCCTGCAACTGGCCAAGCGCGAGAAGGGCATTTCCGATGACGAGCCCGATGGCTGCACGGGCGCCGTGATCCTGCCGGAGGCGACGAAGGCCGGGCGGTTGATCCACGGCCAGAACTGGGACTGGCGCGCCGAATGCGCGGGGACCTCGATTGTCCTGCGCGTGCGGCGCACCGATGGCCCCGATCTCCTCACCTTCACCGAGGCCGGCGGCCTGGCGCGCAGCGGCTTCAATGCGGTGGGCATCGGCATCACCGCCAATTATCTGGAATCGGATCGCGACTATCGCGACATCGGCATCCCGCTGCCCTTCATCCGTCGCCGGGCGCTGGAAGCCCGGCATTTCGCCCATGCCATCAAGGTGGTGGCGACGACGCCGAAATCCTGCTCCAACAACATGATCCTGAGCACGGCCGAGGGTTTCGCGGTCGATTTCGAATGCGCGCCCGACGAAGCCTTTCCGATCTATCCGGACAAGGAGATGATCGTGCATGCCAATCACTGGCAAAGTCCGGTCGCCCTGTCGAAGCTGCGCGAGACTGGCCTCGGCGACGTGCCGGACAGCCTCTACCGCGACTACCGCGTGCGCAGGCATCTCGCTGCCCGGCATGGCGACATCACCGTCGATGACCTCAAGCAGGCGCTGTTCGACGATTTCGCCGCGCCGCTCAGCGTCTGCCGACCGGCAAACCGCAAAGAGGGCGGCAACCTCTCGGCGACGGTGGCGATGATCATCTTCGAGCCGGCCAGCGGCATCATGGAAGTCGCGCCGCTGCCGGCCGAGAACCGCGACTTCACGCGCTATGAGCTGACCATGGACGAGACGGTGGTGGGGAACGCGGAAAAGGCCCTGCCCGCGCGATAG
- the fba gene encoding class II fructose-bisphosphate aldolase (catalyzes the reversible aldol condensation of dihydroxyacetonephosphate and glyceraldehyde 3-phosphate in the Calvin cycle, glycolysis, and/or gluconeogenesis), whose translation MARITLRQLLDHAAEYGYGVPAFNMNNMEQGLAIMEAAEETKSPVILQASRGARAYANDVVLAKLIDALVEIHPDIPVCMHLDHGNNEATCVTAIQYGFTSVMMDGSLKEDGKTPADYAYNSGITRRVVDMAHWGGVSVEGEIGVLGSLESGGGEQEDGHGVEGAVSHDQLLTDPEQAVEFVKDTHVDALAVAMGTSHGAYKFSRKPDGAVLAMNVIEEIHRRLPNMHLVMHGSSSVPEDLQEIINKYGGQMKPTWGVPVEEIQRGIKHGVRKINIDTDNRMALTGAIRKVLTENPSEFDPRKYLTPAMAAMRKLCKERFEQFGTAGNAQKIKPLPVAEMAKRYKSGSLDPKFG comes from the coding sequence GTGGCTCGCATAACACTGAGACAATTGCTCGATCACGCCGCCGAATACGGCTACGGCGTACCCGCTTTCAACATGAACAATATGGAACAGGGCCTCGCCATCATGGAGGCGGCAGAGGAGACCAAGTCACCGGTCATCCTGCAGGCGAGCCGTGGCGCCCGCGCCTACGCCAATGACGTGGTGCTGGCCAAGCTGATCGACGCGCTGGTCGAAATCCACCCCGACATCCCGGTCTGCATGCATCTCGACCACGGCAACAACGAAGCCACCTGCGTCACCGCGATCCAGTACGGCTTTACCTCGGTGATGATGGACGGATCGCTGAAGGAAGACGGCAAGACGCCGGCCGACTATGCCTACAATTCAGGCATCACGCGGCGCGTCGTCGACATGGCGCATTGGGGCGGTGTCTCGGTCGAAGGCGAGATCGGCGTGCTGGGATCGCTGGAGAGCGGTGGCGGCGAGCAGGAGGACGGCCATGGTGTCGAAGGCGCTGTCAGCCACGACCAGCTTCTGACCGATCCTGAGCAAGCGGTGGAGTTCGTCAAGGACACCCATGTCGATGCGCTGGCGGTTGCCATGGGCACCAGCCACGGCGCCTACAAATTCTCGCGCAAGCCGGACGGCGCGGTGCTGGCCATGAACGTCATCGAGGAAATCCACCGCCGCCTGCCCAACATGCATCTGGTCATGCACGGCTCGTCCTCGGTGCCCGAGGACCTGCAGGAGATCATCAACAAATATGGCGGCCAGATGAAGCCGACATGGGGTGTGCCGGTCGAGGAAATCCAGCGCGGCATCAAGCATGGCGTGCGCAAGATCAACATCGACACCGACAACCGCATGGCGCTGACCGGCGCGATCCGCAAGGTGCTGACCGAGAATCCGAGCGAGTTCGATCCGCGCAAATACCTGACGCCGGCTATGGCGGCGATGCGCAAGCTCTGCAAGGAGCGCTTCGAGCAGTTCGGCACCGCCGGCAACGCGCAGAAGATCAAACCGCTGCCGGTCGCCGAAATGGCCAAGCGCTACAAGTCGGGCAGTCTCGACCCCAAGTTCGGCTGA
- a CDS encoding GntR family transcriptional regulator, giving the protein MADRTQFGLTAVDTVPLHEKVYLELVRALMSGQFVPGQKLTSRKLAKELGTSDMPVRSAFMRLQALRALSPMPNGSVEVPVISAERFSQLTAVRTILEGSATELATKRVNGNNLRTIRRHCTDLTSAARKGDIDDYLRKNHDFKFSIYRHCGNEQMIFLIETVWMQVGPFLRNLAMGFEDDLASILDIDYHEEVVAAIEAQDAERARAAIVRDIDEGAAHILRQARFPETRN; this is encoded by the coding sequence ATGGCTGACAGAACACAGTTCGGGTTGACCGCCGTCGACACCGTGCCCCTGCATGAGAAGGTCTATCTGGAACTGGTCAGGGCCTTGATGTCCGGCCAGTTCGTGCCGGGCCAGAAACTGACCTCGCGCAAGCTGGCCAAGGAACTCGGCACCAGCGACATGCCGGTGCGCAGCGCCTTCATGCGGCTGCAGGCGCTGCGTGCGCTCAGCCCGATGCCGAACGGCAGCGTGGAGGTGCCGGTGATCTCGGCCGAACGCTTCTCGCAGCTGACCGCCGTGCGCACGATCCTCGAAGGCTCGGCGACCGAACTTGCGACCAAGCGCGTCAACGGCAACAATCTGCGCACGATCCGGCGCCACTGCACCGACCTGACTTCAGCCGCCCGCAAGGGCGACATCGACGACTATCTGCGCAAGAACCATGACTTCAAATTCTCGATCTATCGCCATTGCGGCAATGAACAGATGATCTTCCTGATCGAAACCGTATGGATGCAGGTCGGCCCGTTCCTGCGGAACCTGGCCATGGGGTTCGAGGACGATCTCGCCTCCATTCTCGATATCGATTACCATGAGGAAGTCGTCGCGGCGATTGAGGCCCAGGACGCAGAGCGCGCCCGCGCGGCCATCGTTCGCGACATTGATGAGGGCGCGGCGCATATCCTTCGGCAGGCCAGATTTCCAGAAACGAGAAACTAG